The sequence TTCAGATCTactctgctcccttctcctcccactcacAGGTCTCACCACCATCAGCTATCCTTGGTTTTTCCCACATTAATGctgtccagtactttggccacctgatgcgaagaactgactcatctgaaaagatcctgatgctgggaaagattgaaagcgggaggagaaggggatgacagaggatgagatggttggatggcatcaccgatgtgatggacgtgagtttgagtaagcgctgggaattggtgatggacagggaagcctggcatgatgtagtccatagggtcgcaaagagtcggacacaactgagtgactgaactgaactgaactgggggaaGAACTAGTGCTACTTGTAACTACAGGCCAGGGATGCTGATAAATATCTTACAGTGTGCATGCCAACATCCCATAACAATTATCAGGCTCATATTATCAGTAGTGCCAGAACTGAGAAACTCTGCCTCCTACTAAGTCATCTTCATATCAGAAAAATTTCAGCTATGAAAGACACAGAAACTACTTCAGGAGTGACAACCTGCTAAAGAACAACTGACATACTGGTATGGCTTTCAGATGTATTGTCTGGTGCACAATGGCTGTATCTAGGTAGAAGTTAGTTCTCACGTAGATTCACTTATTCTGGAAACATCTGCCATATCCCAGCAATTTTGAtaattcctcctccaggaacccatttcttgcatttttctaGAACTTCTAGAATTccattgtcattctgcttatttaacttacatacagagtacatcatgtcaaatgtcaggctagatgaagcacaagctggaatcaagattgcagggaaaaatatcaataacctcagatacgcagatgataccacccttatggcagaaatcaaagaggaactaaagatactcttgatgaaaatgaaagaggagagtaaaaaagctgccttaaaactcaacattcaaaaaacaaagatatgatatcaagtcccatcattttatggcaaatagataggaaaaatgtggaaacagtgacagactttattttcttgagctccaaagtcactgcagatggtgactgcaaccatgaaattaaaagatgcttgctccttggaagaaaggccatgacaaacctagacagtatattaaaaagcagagacattaatttgccctacaaaggtctgtagagtcaaagctatagtttttctagtggtcatgtatggatgtgagagttggaacacaaagaaggctgagggctgaagaattgatgcttttgaactgtggtgttggagaagagtcttgagagtcccttggacagcaaggagatcaaaccagtccatcctaaaggaaatcagttctgaatattcattggaaagactgatgctgaagctccgatacttcggccacctgatgcacagaagcaactcattagaaaagaccctgatgctgggaaagattgaaggcaggaggagaaggggacagcagaggatgagatggttggatggcatcaccgactcaatggacatgagtttgagcaagctccaggagatgataaaggacagggaagcctggtgtgctacagtcggtgaggtcacaaaaagtcagacacaactgatggaCTGAAAAACACCACCAAGAATTCCATATACCCCTTTAAGTCATGCCTTATTTTGATAGAGTTCAGATTGTTCTCCTTGATTATGTGTATGGCATCACAGTGGAAGCCATGGACCCTGAAGTGAAAGGGCTGTGTTTGAACCCTGTATTGACTACTTCATAGTACtgaaaatttgagaaaaacacCTTTTCGAAACTTCAACCATCCCATctagaaaatggcaaaaattacagcacaacacttaaaaatatgtttttagggACAGAATGATTTGCTCTGTGGAAAATTCCAACTGTAGTGTCTGAtacacagtaagcactcagtaagtcCATTGTCTTTTCACTGGCCAAGAATTCTGTATTTTTGTGATCTCTAGATACAGGTGAACTGACCAGGGAAGTGTTACACAGTTGTTAAGAGCACAAATGCTGACACCAGATTTCCTGGGATGGAATCCTAACCTTACCACGGTCTTGCTTTGTGATTTTGGCAAAGTCCTTCATACTTTTGTGTATATGTTTTCCCATTGGTTAAGAAGGAATAATAATAGGCATCTTAAAGTGTTGTCATGACGATTACTAAATAACATAggttaagtatttaaaatatgccTATTAAATAGCAATTCCAGATAAATATAAATTGTGCTCATTCTTTCTCCTAGCTGGCTTTACTGGTAACTCAGACACTAAAGTGTCTGCCTAAAAtgtggggacccaggttcaatccctgggttggaaagatcccctggagaaggaaatggcaacccattccagtacacttgcctggaaaattccatggatggaggagcctgggaggctatgcaaagagtcagacacgactgggcaacttcactatGTACTTTTTTGTACTTTTCTCCTAGCTGTTTTGATCTATTTTGACTTCAAATCAGAACAATTTTATTCTTCTCATTGGAACAAGTGTTCCTATTAGTAATGAAACATTGACATGGATATACAAGACCAGAGCTGTTACAAGACAAATTATATATTGTGAAGTCAACAATATTAGTTAAACTTCAAGGGTGTAGACTTTAGGATAGTCCTCAGGATAAATGTTCATAATCGAGACAACCAAGGACCTAAATTTTTTGTCTGGGAATCAGGCCACCTGCAGCCCTGCTCTGTGACCTTACTGAAACTTCCTTTCTATTTTGAGGAACCGTGTGACCATGTGGGCCCATTTCTTTCATTCCCATAACCTTCTGGCAAAGTGGACACGGGCAGATGTTTAAATTGGTTGCTGACTTATCTTTAGTGTGGCATAGAAATCTAAATTTGGATTTGTGATTTTCCAGGGAAATTACATTTCTGGCACCGGTGGGCATGGGTGCCCATGACAAACCTGGACATATAAATAGCTGTGGATGGAAACCCTGCAACCTAGTCCCCAGTCCAGAACCAGTGAGCAACCATGAAGACCTTCATCTTTCTGGCTCTCCTGGGAGCTGCTGGTAAGTTTTGATAGTAGGTTCTATGATGTATTTAAAGTTGTGCTTTCTACTCTGGAAGACAGCAATGAATGTTGAATATAATCTCTGTACTCAAGAGGCTTAAGATGTTGAAACAACTGTGTATAGTACATATGTCTATAAATAACTAAATCTCAGTTGTTAGAGATTGTGGTTAGCAGGGCTGATCAacgcagaaaatattaagaggaaGAATTTTCCTTGAACATCAAGGTACTATCTATGAAGCAAcggtgaaaaagaaatgatagtcAATGTTAAGGAAATGTTTTGTTCTTTCTAAGGATCTGCATTTAATAATTGGGACTTACCTTGTGAGCATTACGTCTCTTCTATACTAAAGAGTACCTTAGGTAGGATCTCAACAGGCAAAGACACTCTATTTCTCATGAAGATAAACTTTGGTCTGGATTTTACCACATCTTTGCTAATGATATCCCTCTGAGATAATATGACATGCCATGCaatcatgaaaagaaatagaaaattactatttctattttttttactatttctatttttatactaCTAATTTTTACACAATTCATACTTACTATATTATTTTCCCAAATTGCATAGTTGTAAATTCATTTCACCTATCTATATAGCAGGAAATGTTTTTcctaaaattgctttaaaatacataaataataggGTACATGTAACAATCTCTGATATTGGAGTCCTTAGAAAACATAGCAACTCAGTAGTCATAACTTTACAATgttgaataaatttaaattgcTAGATAGACAATTGGGATGAGGGGAAACATTGGAGAGACACACCTTATAATGTTCTATGAAATCATTTGATGAACATCTAGGCAAGAACCAAGAAGACACTTGgggaacaaaagaataaaactctCCATTACTTTCAGGTCAGAACATTCTCAGATGGcatttaaatgtttcctttctgTTACTTCATGTGGTATTTATCCTATATTGAACTCTACAAATAAACATAATGATGGTGACCCCAAAATTTTGTTGAACACATACTTAAATGTCTGCTCATCAGGGTTTTGTGTAAAAAGTATTCTTTATAACCTCAAGTAGTGGGCTTCAAGACATTTATTATGTAAGGAGTCTCTTATTTGTGTATGCATGttacaaatgtaaaaatcattatATTGATCAAATTTAAAGCATTAAAACCTAAAAGGTAAATACTTAAAATAGTGTAAGAAGCATATGTGATAGAATAAGATTATGAAAAGAATTATACTTAAATAACAGTTTCCTGATTATACGTCATAAGAGAACATGATTTATCTTTTCTTGGTTCATCTTCAAAACCTTGCAGCTGAGTAGAAATTCCacagtgggtcagttcttcagaTAGTTTCCAACTTTTCTCTGTCAGTCGCTTTCCCCGTGGACGATGATGACAAGATCGTCGGGGGCTACACCTGTGGGGCAAATACTGTCCCCTACCAGGTGTCCCTGAACTCCGGCTACCACTTCTGCGGGGGCTCCCTCATCAATAGCCAGTGGGTGGTGTCTGCGGCTCACTGCTACAAGTCGTAAGTAACCAATACTCACAGCCCTGTTCTCTGAGGCCAGGGCATCCTCAACCATGCCAAAGACAATCAGGGTGAACTATAGAGTCATGCTTGAAGGGGAGCATTCAGATTCCAAGACCTCATTATACGCCCCCACCAGACATTGTATGCACTGAGGCCTTCCAAATGAAGGCAGTAAAgacacaagaagaaaaataatgaatggtTAAATATATCTAGAGTATCGTAACATAgttctttcccaggtggctcagtggtaaagaatcaccctaccaatgcaggagacgcaggaaatgagtgtgtgtgtgtgtgtgtgtgtgtgtgtgtgtgtgcactgcaaGGACCCTCTGTCTGTGCTTATGCTCAAGACGGGGCTGCACTGGGAGGGGGAGACCCTCACACTGGAGATTCAGAGAACTTGTCATCGTTTGATCCAGCGGAATCCAAGTGCGTCTGGGAGAAGACAACATTAATGTCGTTGAGGGCAATGAGCAATTCATCAGCGCATCCAAGAGCATCGTCCATCCCAGCTACAACCAGAACACCTTGAACAACGACATCATGCTGATTAAGCTGAAATCAGCTGCCAGCCTCAACAGCCGAGTGGCCTCCGTCTCTCTGCCAACGTCCTGCGCCTCCGCCGGCACCCAGTGCCTCATCTCCGGCTGGGGCAACACCAAGAGCAGTGGCAGTGAGTATCACGGGGACACGGTCAGCAGGCCTGAGAATCCTAGAGGTGAAAGCCACGCTCAGGGTCAGGTAGCCTTGTGTCCCTCAGGGCAGCATTCCCAGAGGAGAGAGGGGTTCTGCGGAATCTTAGGATATGTAACTGAAATGTGCAGGATCCCTCTGCTTGATGACACAGAAAGAAAGGACTAAGCTGAAGTTGCCAGGTATGCAGCTAAAATGTGAAGAGTGAtttgcagaaaagaaaagaatgaggagGTACACAGACAGAGGCTGAGGTTGGAACTGCTCAAAGTATAGTCCTGCTTCAGAAATAATGTCTCTAGGGTTAGGGTATGTGGTCACTGATACTAGTACTAAGGAGCGAACAATTTGCTGGCTAAAACCATTTAGAAGACCCTCCAGATAATGGTTGTTCTTCCAAAATAGAAGTTACTAGCAATTGGAGGGAAGGAATGGGAATATTGGGAAGATGGGGAGAGGTACTGAGAAAGATATTCCCCAGATTGTGTGGGTAATCCTCTTCTCTTTTCAATCTTGTCCCCAACAGCCAGCTACCCTGATGTCCTGCAGTGTCTGAAGGCGCCCATCCTATCTGACAGCTCTTGCTCAAGTGCCTACCCAGGCCAGATCACCAGCAACATGTTCTGTGCAGGCTACCTGGAGGGTGGAAAGGACTCTTGCCAGGTGAGCTGCTTCGCACTCCTTGTCCTTC is a genomic window of Odocoileus virginianus isolate 20LAN1187 ecotype Illinois chromosome 1, Ovbor_1.2, whole genome shotgun sequence containing:
- the LOC110140373 gene encoding serine protease 1, giving the protein MKTFIFLALLGAAVAFPVDDDDKIVGGYTCGANTVPYQVSLNSGYHFCGGSLINSQWVVSAAHCYKSGIQVRLGEDNINVVEGNEQFISASKSIVHPSYNQNTLNNDIMLIKLKSAASLNSRVASVSLPTSCASAGTQCLISGWGNTKSSGTSYPDVLQCLKAPILSDSSCSSAYPGQITSNMFCAGYLEGGKDSCQGDSGGPVVCNGKLQGIVSWGYGCAQRNKPGVYTKVCNYVSWIQQTIASN